From a single candidate division WOR-3 bacterium genomic region:
- the efp gene encoding elongation factor P codes for MITPNEFKSGVLIKYKDGTYQVLSHSRSRTAQRRARVVAKLRNIKTGVQIEESFESEAKFEEVEMERKKAQFLFHDHVGYHFMDTSSYEQFALSEEQLGDSSLYLSDGLEIDISYMDGVPVSVAPPMFIVLEIVETEPNFRGDTATGGGKPAKLTTGLVVSVPFFVKTGDKVKIDTRTNTYVERA; via the coding sequence ATGATCACCCCCAACGAGTTCAAGTCCGGAGTGCTCATTAAGTACAAGGACGGCACCTACCAGGTACTATCCCATTCGCGCAGCCGCACCGCGCAGCGCCGGGCCCGGGTCGTGGCCAAGCTCCGCAACATCAAGACCGGTGTGCAGATCGAGGAGAGCTTCGAATCCGAAGCCAAGTTCGAGGAAGTCGAGATGGAACGGAAGAAAGCGCAGTTCCTCTTTCACGACCACGTCGGCTACCATTTCATGGACACCTCGAGCTACGAGCAGTTCGCCCTCAGCGAGGAGCAACTCGGCGACAGCTCACTCTATCTGAGTGACGGCCTCGAAATCGATATCTCGTACATGGATGGCGTCCCGGTCAGCGTCGCGCCGCCGATGTTCATCGTGCTGGAGATCGTGGAGACTGAGCCGAACTTCCGCGGCGACACCGCGACCGGCGGCGGTAAACCGGCGAAACTCACTACCGGACTGGTCGTGAGCGTACCCTTTTTCGTCAAGACCGGCGACAAGGTGAAGATCGACACCAGGACGAATACGTACGTTGAGCGGGCATGA
- a CDS encoding acetyl-CoA carboxylase biotin carboxylase subunit (an AccC homodimer forms the biotin carboxylase subunit of the acetyl CoA carboxylase, an enzyme that catalyzes the formation of malonyl-CoA, which in turn controls the rate of fatty acid metabolism), protein MSLPFKKVLVANRGEVALRIIRACRELSVPSALVYSEADRDSLPVRVADEAVCIGPAPAQDSYLNVSRILSAAEITKSDALHPGYGFLSESPEFAEAAESCKVTFIGPTAETLRLAQDKIRMRQIARQANLAVVPGSDGEVNSSTDAAGIAAELGYPILVKAAAGRGGGGMRLVKRDRDIETGFRMCQAEAKAAFGDGRVYIEKHLANARHVEVQLLADRRGNVSYLPERDCSVQFRYRKLLEESPSPAVSGALRRVLGKQALAIGRAVGLTNSGTVEFLMDDRENCFFLEINGRLQIEHGVTEMVTGLDIVQNQLFSAAGEPLILPAEDPAPLGHAIECRITAEDAEVGFEPSSGLVTDARMAGGPGIRVDSYLSPGYVVPPLYEPLVAKLIAWAPDRPQAIARMARALAETAVTGITTTVGLHRRLMESGRFRRGKLGIGMLDEELAA, encoded by the coding sequence ATGTCTCTTCCTTTCAAGAAGGTCCTCGTCGCCAACCGCGGAGAGGTGGCGCTGCGGATCATCCGCGCCTGCCGGGAACTGAGCGTGCCGTCGGCGCTCGTCTACTCCGAGGCGGACCGCGACTCCCTGCCAGTGCGCGTGGCCGACGAAGCGGTCTGCATCGGGCCGGCTCCCGCCCAGGACAGCTACCTGAATGTCTCGCGCATACTCTCTGCCGCCGAGATCACCAAGTCAGATGCGCTCCATCCGGGCTATGGTTTCCTCTCCGAGTCGCCGGAATTCGCCGAGGCGGCGGAGTCGTGCAAGGTCACGTTCATCGGCCCGACTGCAGAGACCCTGAGACTGGCGCAGGACAAGATCCGCATGCGGCAAATCGCCCGCCAGGCGAACCTGGCCGTCGTGCCCGGCTCCGACGGCGAGGTGAACTCGTCGACCGATGCCGCGGGTATCGCAGCCGAGCTTGGCTACCCCATCTTGGTCAAGGCCGCAGCCGGGCGCGGTGGCGGCGGCATGCGCCTGGTGAAACGGGACAGGGACATTGAGACCGGTTTCCGCATGTGCCAAGCAGAAGCCAAGGCGGCCTTCGGTGATGGCCGAGTCTACATTGAAAAACACCTGGCCAATGCCCGGCACGTCGAAGTCCAGCTGCTTGCCGACCGGCGGGGCAACGTCTCGTATCTGCCGGAGCGCGACTGCTCGGTCCAGTTCCGCTACCGGAAACTGCTGGAAGAGAGCCCGTCGCCGGCCGTGTCCGGGGCGCTGCGCCGCGTCCTTGGAAAGCAGGCGCTGGCGATCGGGCGGGCGGTCGGACTGACCAATTCCGGCACGGTCGAGTTCCTGATGGACGACAGAGAGAACTGCTTCTTCCTGGAAATCAACGGTCGGCTGCAGATCGAGCACGGAGTCACGGAGATGGTCACCGGATTGGATATCGTCCAGAACCAGCTATTCTCCGCTGCCGGCGAGCCGCTCATTCTGCCCGCCGAGGACCCCGCACCCTTGGGCCATGCGATCGAATGCCGCATCACTGCCGAGGACGCTGAAGTCGGGTTCGAACCGAGTTCAGGCCTCGTGACCGACGCCAGGATGGCTGGTGGTCCGGGCATCAGGGTGGACTCGTACCTTTCGCCCGGATACGTAGTACCTCCACTCTACGAACCGCTGGTCGCGAAACTCATCGCCTGGGCTCCTGACAGGCCTCAGGCCATCGCACGGATGGCCCGGGCTCTTGCTGAAACGGCCGTTACTGGAATCACGACGACAGTCGGACTCCACCGCCGCCTGATGGAGAGCGGCCGGTTCCGGCGCGGCAAACTGGGAATCGGAATGCTCGACGAGGAGCTGGCCGCATGA
- a CDS encoding 2-phosphosulfolactate phosphatase — translation MRIGVAPVPREFAGAESGSAVVVIDVFRASTTIAAALAGGARFVLPVADVEQAMRMSEPYDRNEVLLGGERECQRIDGFQLGNSPLEYTREAVAGKVVIFTTSNGTRALAVAKDAATVIVGSFVNFSAVADAVAGHEAVTVLCAGNNGRISLEDFICAGGLVNRLAKTEPRLDDAALAARAAYKNLKADLGRTLAATQHALRLADLGFRADLEFALKVDSLPIVPRLIEGRIVAPPA, via the coding sequence ATGAGAATAGGCGTCGCTCCCGTTCCCCGCGAGTTCGCCGGCGCAGAATCGGGCTCGGCCGTGGTGGTGATCGACGTGTTCCGCGCCTCGACGACGATCGCCGCGGCGCTGGCCGGCGGCGCCAGGTTTGTGCTGCCGGTCGCAGACGTCGAACAGGCAATGAGGATGTCCGAACCCTATGACCGCAATGAAGTCCTGCTCGGCGGAGAGCGTGAGTGCCAACGGATCGATGGATTCCAACTCGGCAACTCTCCGTTGGAGTACACGCGTGAGGCCGTCGCAGGGAAGGTGGTCATCTTCACGACTTCAAATGGCACACGGGCTCTGGCCGTCGCAAAGGACGCGGCCACGGTCATCGTCGGCAGCTTTGTGAACTTCAGCGCGGTGGCTGATGCGGTCGCCGGGCATGAGGCCGTAACCGTTCTCTGCGCCGGCAATAACGGCAGGATAAGCCTCGAGGATTTCATCTGTGCGGGCGGGCTGGTGAACCGACTGGCGAAAACCGAACCCCGGCTCGATGATGCTGCCCTGGCGGCCCGGGCCGCATATAAGAACCTTAAGGCCGACCTCGGCCGGACACTGGCAGCAACCCAGCACGCGCTTCGGCTGGCCGACCTCGGGTTCCGCGCCGACCTCGAGTTCGCGCTCAAGGTCGACTCACTGCCGATCGTACCGCGCCTGATTGAAGGCAGAATCGTCGCACCGCCCGCTTGA